The following is a genomic window from Candidatus Neomarinimicrobiota bacterium.
ACACTGATATTCTCCTCTCTTCAGGCGCTTTTGGCTGCAAAAGCCGGAGCATCTTTTGTAAGTCCGTTTGTCGGCAGGATAGACGATATCGGGGGTGATGGAATGGACCTTATAAGTGATATAGGGCAGATTTACGGTAATTACGGCTATGAGACGGAAATCATCGTGGCAAGCGTCAGAAATCCGACTCACGTGATCGAATCAGCCCTTTATGGAGCTGATATAGTGACACTGCCGATGAAAGTGCTCAAGCAGATGGCAAAACATCCTTTAACGGATATCGGTCTCGAAAATTTTCTCAAGGATTGGAAATCGATGAAAACCAAGTGAGACCGGAACTGATTGTGAAAATAGTATTTCAAGAAATTATATTTGCTCTGATCCTGGCATTTGCCATTCAAGGGAAGGCAACAGCGTTCGCTCAGGAAAAAGATGAGGTGAACTCATCAATATATTCCGGGAGGATGAACGCCATAACCCGCACTGTTGCCGAAGCCAGCCCCGCTGTCGCCGGCATAAACGCGATACAGGTTCGGGAATATTCCAGAACACCATTCGCCAATGATCCGATATGGTCGCTCCTCTTTCCCGACAGGATATTCAGACAGCGGGTGAAGAGCCTTGGGTCCGGGTTCCTGATTTCCCCCGATGGTTACATTCTAACCAATTCACATGTAATCGAGAACGCTGTCGAGGTAGTTGTTACCCTTTCGGACGGGACGGATCACGAAGCAGAGATCATAGGAGTAGACGAGGTTTCCGATATAGCATTGATAAAGTTGAAAGGTAAAGGCTTTCCGTACCTGAAGTTAGGAGAGTCCGATGATATCATTATCGGGGAATGGGTGATCGCTCTCGGAAATCCGTTCGGACTATTCGACGTAAGCAAAAAACCGACTGCTACAGTGGGGGTGATATCAGGAGTGGACCTCGATTTCGGGCTGCAGGAATCAGGCAGGGTGTATCAGGACATGATCCAGACGGACGCATCAATTAATTCCGGTAACAGCGGTGGACCTTTGCTCAACGCGGTAGGTGAGGTAATAGGAGTGAATACCTTCATATTCACAGGCGGCAGGTTTTCAGAGGGGTCTATCGGGATCGGATTCGCGATTCCGATCAATCGCGCAAAATCCGTCTACGAAGAGCTTAAAGCTTACGGAAAGGTGGACAGGAGTTTCTGGACAGGAATGACGGTGCAGGATCTCAACCGGCTGCTTGCGAAGCACCTCGATCTTGAAAATGAAAAGGGCGTGATTGTCACTAACGTTGAAAAGAATAGCCCTGCTTCGGGCTCCGGAATTCAAGTCGGCGATATCATATTGAAAGTCAACGGCAGTGAAATAATTGATGATGATGATATTCTAAAGATAATTGAAGAAAATTTCCTTCGCGCCGGGGATTCGCTGACTCTTCTTATCAGGCGGGGAACTACCGAAAAGACCGTTCACCTCAGACTCGGTAACGTCAAAAAATAGTTGAAATGATACCCCGTTACACACCTGAAGAAATCGGCAGAGTATGGACGGAAGAACGAAAGTATGAAACTTGGATGGAGATCGAATCAACAGTCGCAGAGGTTCAGGCTGAGAACGGGATCATACCCGCTGAAGCTGCAAAATCAATCAGGGCAAGGGGAACTTTTTCTGTTAATAGGATAGAAGAAATAGAGAAAGAAGTCGATCATGACGTAATAGCATTCCTGACTAACGTCGCTGAAAACGTCGGCGAAAATTCCGGATATATGCATTACGGAATGACCTCTTCAGACCTGCTCGATACCTCCTTAGCGCTTAGGATGAAGGAAGCGGGTGATATTATTTCGAAAGAGCTTCAGAAGCTCGAAGAAATATTGATAAGGAAGGCAGTGGAGCATAAAAAATCCGTTATGGTGGGCAGGACACATGGAATTCACGCAGAACTTATTACCTTCGGGTTAAAGCTCTCTATTTGGATAGAGGAAGTCAGAAGACACAGGAGGAGATGGACGGAAGTCGTGGGAGAGATTTCAGTGGGAAAACTTTCAGGCGCTGTAGGGACGTACTCCCATTTTGAACCGTATATAGAAGAAGCAGTTTGTGAGAGGTTGGGGCTGCTTGCTGCCCCTGTTTCAAACCAGATAATCCAGCGGGACAGGCACGCTAATTTCATCTCATGTCTCGCTCTTATAGCGTCAAGCCTTGAAAAATTCAGTATCGAGATACGCCATCTTCAGCGCACAGAAGTGGGAGAAGCTCAGGAGTACTTCGGGAAAGGTCAGAAGGGTTCTTCTGCTATGCCCCACAAGAAGAATCCTATCCTCTCAGAAAGGATAAGCGGTATGGCGCGCCTCGTGAGGGGATATGCTATTGCGGCGTTGGAAAACGTCGCATTATGGCATGAACGGGATATATCTCACTCTTCAGTCGAAAGGGTTATTATTCCCGATGCAACTATCACGGTAGTTTATTGCCTTCAAAAATTCTCCTTCCTGATGGAAAACCTGATTGTGAATCGGGAGAGGATGGAAGAGAATATCGGTCAATCCTTCAACCTGGTTTACTCGGGAAGTGTGTTGCTGAAGCTCATCGAAAAAGATCTGTCAAGAGAAGATGCTTATGCTATTGTTCAAGAATCCGCGATGAAAGCCTGGCAGGAAAAGATTGATTTTAAGGAGTGCCTCAAAAAAAATAATAAAGTAACGGAATTACTCTCGAGCAGTGATCTTGAAGAGTGTTTCAATCCTGATAATAGTCTTAAGCACGTGGATACTATCTTCAACAGATTGAAATTAACATAAACGGAGGAACAGTTTGGAGAAAGAAAAGCTGCTGTATGAAGGAAAAGCGAAAAAGATATATTCGACGAGTGATGAGAATCTCGTGATACAACTCTTCAAGGATTCCGCAACGGCGGGTGACGGCGCGAAAAAAGGTACGATAAAGAAAAAAGGAGAGGTAAACAATCAGGTATCCTCTTTTCTGTTCGATTATCTCAAGAGTTACAGTATTCCGAACCATTTCGAAAAGAAACTTACCGCTACATCTATGCTTGTTAAAAATCTTAAAATGTTTAAGCTCGAAGTGGTTATGAGGAATATAGCTGCCGGGAGCCTCGTGAAGAAATATGCCATCAAGGAAGGCACCGAGCTTGAGCAGCCGATTCTCGAATATTATCTCAAGGACGACAAGCTTCATGACCCGATGATAAGCAGTGAACATGCCGTCGCATTTGAACTTGCAGACCAAAATCAAATAGCGGAAATAGGGAGGTATGCGAAAAGGATAAACGTTGTGCTTAAAGATTTTCTCTTAAGGCGAGAGATACTGCTTGTGGACTTCAAGCTGGAATTTGGCGAACAGGACGGCGTTATCTATCTTGGGGACGAAATTTCTCCTGATACGTGCAGGTTTTGGGATGTGGAATCAAAGAAAAAGTTAGACAAAGACCGCTTCCGGCAGGATTTAGGCGGAGTCGAGGAAGCCTACATGGAAATCCTGCATAGAGTTCTTGGATAGGAGGTAAGGGCGGAGTGGCGTTAGAGGGAATACCGTTTGTTGTGGCAGCCGGAGTGCTGCTGCTCGCATTGGGATTGGCCGCTACGATGACCGGAATCGGATTCCTCTGGGGGCTCACTTACGCAGAGGCAGCCCTTCTGCTTTTTATCGTCTTCTTTTTCCGGGATCCTGACAGAACTACCCCTAAGGGAAGGGGAGTGATCGTTTCAGCCGCTGACGGTAAAGTGGTAACCGTAAAGGAAGTAGAATTTCCGGATATTTCAGCCGAAAAGTTAATTCAGGTCTCGGTTTTTTTATCAATATTTGACGTTCACGTAAACAGAATTCCCGTATCGGGTAAGGTAAGGGAAGTTAAATATTTTCCGGGTAAATTCATGTTAGCATGGAAGGAAAAAGCCTCTCTCGATAATGAGCAAACGCTTATTTCCATTGACAGTGAGGGGAAAACAATTTACCTTAAACAGATAGCCGGGTTAGTGGCGAGAAGGATTTCCTGGCAGCTGGACGCAGGTCAATCTGTCGAAGCCGGTGAACGATTTGGATTGATCAGGTTCGGGAGCAGGGTGGATTTATTACTTCCTACTGATTCCCGAATAGAAGTCAAAGTGGGGGATAAGGTCAAAGGAGGAGAAACGGTGATAGGAGCTTTGAGTCATGAAACTGATTAAAGCGGTCGTTCCAAGCGTATTTACGGTCATGAACCTGATATGCGGTTATCTTTCTATTCTTCTCGTGGTCAACGGAAAACTCTTAGCTGCGTCTTACCTCATATTATTGGCGATATTTTTTGATGTGCTTGACGGGAAGATCGCCCGCAAGTTAAATCAACCATCGAGGTTCGGTCTTGAATTCGATTCACTTGCGGATATAACCTCATTCGGTGTTGCGCCGAGCGTATTGATCTACAATGCGTTTTCAGGAGATTGGGTGGTCAGCGGCGCATTGGTTGCCTTTTTGCCGCTGCTATTTACGGGTATCCGGCTGGCGAAATTTAACGTCCATTCGGAGCGGCATAAACGGCAATTTATAGGGCTACCGGCTCCGAGTATGGCGGCTGTACTTGCCGGGTTTGTGCTCTTCAACTTGGAAATTTCCTAC
Proteins encoded in this region:
- the fsa gene encoding fructose-6-phosphate aldolase, which produces MKIFLDTANVEEIKEGASWGIVDGVTTNPSLIAKEGRDFETVIKEICELVDGPVNAEVVGLKTEEMIAEGRKLREIHDNVCVKIPMTVDGIKAVKVLSGEGTMTNVTLIFSSLQALLAAKAGASFVSPFVGRIDDIGGDGMDLISDIGQIYGNYGYETEIIVASVRNPTHVIESALYGADIVTLPMKVLKQMAKHPLTDIGLENFLKDWKSMKTK
- a CDS encoding trypsin-like peptidase domain-containing protein, coding for MKIVFQEIIFALILAFAIQGKATAFAQEKDEVNSSIYSGRMNAITRTVAEASPAVAGINAIQVREYSRTPFANDPIWSLLFPDRIFRQRVKSLGSGFLISPDGYILTNSHVIENAVEVVVTLSDGTDHEAEIIGVDEVSDIALIKLKGKGFPYLKLGESDDIIIGEWVIALGNPFGLFDVSKKPTATVGVISGVDLDFGLQESGRVYQDMIQTDASINSGNSGGPLLNAVGEVIGVNTFIFTGGRFSEGSIGIGFAIPINRAKSVYEELKAYGKVDRSFWTGMTVQDLNRLLAKHLDLENEKGVIVTNVEKNSPASGSGIQVGDIILKVNGSEIIDDDDILKIIEENFLRAGDSLTLLIRRGTTEKTVHLRLGNVKK
- a CDS encoding adenylosuccinate lyase; this encodes MIPRYTPEEIGRVWTEERKYETWMEIESTVAEVQAENGIIPAEAAKSIRARGTFSVNRIEEIEKEVDHDVIAFLTNVAENVGENSGYMHYGMTSSDLLDTSLALRMKEAGDIISKELQKLEEILIRKAVEHKKSVMVGRTHGIHAELITFGLKLSIWIEEVRRHRRRWTEVVGEISVGKLSGAVGTYSHFEPYIEEAVCERLGLLAAPVSNQIIQRDRHANFISCLALIASSLEKFSIEIRHLQRTEVGEAQEYFGKGQKGSSAMPHKKNPILSERISGMARLVRGYAIAALENVALWHERDISHSSVERVIIPDATITVVYCLQKFSFLMENLIVNRERMEENIGQSFNLVYSGSVLLKLIEKDLSREDAYAIVQESAMKAWQEKIDFKECLKKNNKVTELLSSSDLEECFNPDNSLKHVDTIFNRLKLT
- a CDS encoding phosphoribosylaminoimidazolesuccinocarboxamide synthase — encoded protein: MEKEKLLYEGKAKKIYSTSDENLVIQLFKDSATAGDGAKKGTIKKKGEVNNQVSSFLFDYLKSYSIPNHFEKKLTATSMLVKNLKMFKLEVVMRNIAAGSLVKKYAIKEGTELEQPILEYYLKDDKLHDPMISSEHAVAFELADQNQIAEIGRYAKRINVVLKDFLLRREILLVDFKLEFGEQDGVIYLGDEISPDTCRFWDVESKKKLDKDRFRQDLGGVEEAYMEILHRVLG
- a CDS encoding phosphatidylserine decarboxylase family protein — encoded protein: MALEGIPFVVAAGVLLLALGLAATMTGIGFLWGLTYAEAALLLFIVFFFRDPDRTTPKGRGVIVSAADGKVVTVKEVEFPDISAEKLIQVSVFLSIFDVHVNRIPVSGKVREVKYFPGKFMLAWKEKASLDNEQTLISIDSEGKTIYLKQIAGLVARRISWQLDAGQSVEAGERFGLIRFGSRVDLLLPTDSRIEVKVGDKVKGGETVIGALSHETD
- the pssA gene encoding CDP-diacylglycerol--serine O-phosphatidyltransferase — its product is MKLIKAVVPSVFTVMNLICGYLSILLVVNGKLLAASYLILLAIFFDVLDGKIARKLNQPSRFGLEFDSLADITSFGVAPSVLIYNAFSGDWVVSGALVAFLPLLFTGIRLAKFNVHSERHKRQFIGLPAPSMAAVLAGFVLFNLEISYDIGTAKFVLPLILSTAILMVSTMPFNKFPNFSMKKEGKYNILLFVFLFSITLMFIYRGLVIFPISFIYVLYSFVHWVFHMSKGDESEMADSAIGD